The nucleotide window AGTCTTCTCGGAACAAAATTAATCAACCTcgtaagtcataaaaccataaacacatATGTGTGGAGCATCAAAAGGTGAAACGGGGCGCAATTATACAAAAccaccggtcggatcgttacatccacTCACCATGTGTAATAAAAGATGCATAAGttatttaggggtcgtttggtaggatgtataagaatagtgcggaataatGTGTATTAATAATGCAtgtattagtaatgcaagcattagttatgcaaatattatttcttatctattgtttggtgtggtgtattaaaattataatgcattgcataatttttttaaaaaaatagttcctTTCAAAAATGCCCTacatattctctagctttaagggactttaaggacaattttgtctttaaccatgctaatgcatgcattaaagccTTGGTATTATTAATGCCATAGTTTTCTATGCTTtacttatgcataggataatgccaagtatgatgtataactaatacaagttgAAAAAAGGTACCAAACAAAGTATTAGCAGTGcatagagctaatgcttgcattattttctCTGATACCTACTACCAAACGCCCCTTAGTGTTTAGGCTTAACCAATTAACGTAAAATATATGTCTAGCATATAGACTTCCAGAGAATTTCATATCCATAGAATTTGTAATAATTATTTAGCTTGAATATATTATCTGATTAGTCTTAGCCGCTTAATATATACTACTACATCACGGTGTAATTGGAGGGTCGTGATCAAACTGACAACTCAATTATAATTCATCTATATATGAACCACTTGCACATCTTCTGACTTTAGATAATCATCAAACTTTTAGACTCAAGCGAGAAAAAACTAGGTTAGACAATAATGGTGCTGATATCTTTCATTTGGATATGACTACTAAACTAATACATCACATGAACCTACAGGAATACTTAATTAATTACCTCAATTAGATTCAAGCAACAACCCTATCCCGTTATTCGGAGGCTCTAAACTTCATTATTCTTATAATTTTGCTTATATCTTGTCCTGTATCTGTCGATTACCCGCAAAGAAATTTACTTAATATCCTTTATGCTTATTTCCTAGTGCATCATTAGTAGAGATCATAGTTCAACTGGCGAACCTAAATTTGTTTCTCCAATTTTTCATGCTCAACTATTGAATAAAATCGTTATGAAACAAGTATCCGTTGAAAATTTGTGAGAAAAAATATGAGCTTGTTTTTTCCCCATTTTGCATGTCTTTCCATTTCATTCTAATGAAAAAGATGCACGAGTATATGATAATAAAGCAGTCATTGTTCCAATAATTTGATTAAGTTTGCCTTGACATGGAGTTATGTTCAAAGAATTCTAATTTGGAGTGCTCAGATAAACGCGTATATGGGGAAATATttcaacaaccatgttatgagaATTGAGAATTATGTACTATAATTGCTCAAGGCGTGGGAAGTCTCTATGGAAAACATTTTTCTGTAGATATACGGCCTTGGATCACGGCAGTTTATAATATTTGTACTTTGTAGAAGCCAAAAGCAGAGCTGTAAGCAATTAATTAAGTAATCTCAGCCAAATACAATTATAGCCATGCTTCCTTAACATTTTCAACACCACACAACTCATATGCATTACCATTCAAGgatacaatatttttcaataattgaaGTTATATATAGTTGGGTGTGCGAACAGTCTCAAATTGGtagttaaaaagaaaagaaaattacataAGGTAGTGTCCGAGATATTCTAAGTTGTGTAAGCCCTACTGATAAAAAGCGTACAAGGTCAGGCCAAAGGGGACAATATATATCACATCATGTTAAGATTATCTTTGAGTTGGCTTAATATCCGAGCCTATAGTAGTTTTGATAGTGTGGGGCTCGGTTTACTGCTTTCCCGGAGCTTCGAGACATACACACAAAAAGAAGCTGGCTTGTGGGCTTCAGAGGGTATAAATACTTGGACGATGTGAGTGGTACACAATTAATGTTGATGAACTTAATCCGAGATGCTTGGTGATGAGTCCTGTGGAACTTAATTAGTTCGAGGGGAAGATTAATAGATTTTCGAACAAAGAAAACTACAAAAGAAATATTCTTATGGTGTGAGATATTTTAGGAAAAATCATGCGGGCTTGAACCAAATCGGACAATTATACTCCACTTTGATTTAAGACTATATATATCTTAATTCGGAGGGAATTTTCTACTCCAAATATATGCTATTAGTAGCTTCAATTAGTTGGTACGTCTATAATTGTTTATGTGCAGCGGCCAGCCTTGTTACAAGTATAAATAGACATCGTTACTACCACAATTCAACCATCCTCTTCAGAATTAAACTCCTTTTGTCATTAGTAGGTAGCAAACATATATATAGTTCAACTTTAACCTTGTTGACATGGCTTTCAAAACTCAGGCCTCAGTTACTCTTTTCCTATCACTGAATCTCCTCTTCTTTGTTCTTGTTACTGGAAACCATTGTGACACTTGCCATAACATTGGTGGTGGAGGTTCTGGAAACGGCAGTGGTGCCGGCAATGGCGGTGGAGCTGGAAATGGTGGTGGTTCGGGCAATGGCGGCGGAGGTGGCAATGGGCAAGGCAGGTGCCCGAGAGATGCTCTGAAGTTGGGTGTATGTGCAAATTTAGTTGGTGGATTGGTGGGAGCGGTAATTGGGAGTCCTCCAACGATGCCATGCTGCAGCTTGATCGCGGGGCTAGCGGATTTAGAGGCGGCAGTTTGCTTGTGCACAGCCATAAGGGCAAATGTGCTGGGAATAAATCTGAATGTGCCACTCTCTCTTAGCCTCGTTCTCAACAACTGCGGAAGGAATCCTCCTACTGGCTTCACTTGTTAATATACACTTCTTCTTCCTGCTAATTAAGTGCAGGGTATATCTACTTTTATCAAATTATTTCCCTCTAGTTTGCTATTGAACATACTTGCCAATGGCTAGCTCGGGCATCaatttaatttctatttatgTTTTTGAAATTGTGCACGAAAAAATCGTTGAGTTTATAAAAAGTGAACTTTGCATATATATGCAGGTTCATCACTTCATGTGTTATTACATAGTACGTAGTTTTGTACTTGTGTTATGTGGTCAATGGTCCAAGTATGTAGACCTGTTTCCTTTAcatgttacaaatattttaaatcaATGAATTGAATGTTTATTTCCTCTCGTTGTTATCCTTAGAAATTGATACTATGTGGAGTACTTGACATCTTTATCTTCCTTCTATCTTATAAGTATGAAAGTCATAATATTTTTACCGTTTGGGAGGAGGTCCCTTATATTTGCCCTTTGCAAAATTCAAGCATATTGAGTTGCTCATCTCCTCACAAAATGATTAATTCAATAATTGACTAATAGGTCCTTGTACCGTTGATCGTTTGATTGTCTCTTGAGTTGTTTGGATTTTGTTTTTTAGGAAAGACGAGAATATTTATTAATACTAGAACAATATCATACGATTACATATCATAATAGCGTCACTAAGGGAACATTGATTACAGGGTAAGGTAGTGTCACTTAGGACACTTTGATTACCCATGGTAGCTAGTACATTACACACATCAGTAGATAGATATTTAACAAAAGTTGTTATTCCCTCTGCATCCTTCTCCAGCGATTCAAGCACACAAAAAGGTGGAGCAGCAGGTACTTGGGTCTTGTTGAAGGTGTGAAAAAAAGTTGATTTTTGGAAGagtaagaaaaataattagaAGAAGTTTCTAGAAAGTTATGGAGTAATATCTTGGATATTTGTTGTacttaagaaatatttaaataTTCTAGAGTCTTGGATATTTAAGGAATATATAAGTAGAAAGTGATAGAATTGTCTAGATTATTTTTGTATCTAGAATCATCCCTAGACAAGTATAAATAGGAGTAGTTTTAGGCATTTGTAATGAAGCCAAAATCAAGAAAGTCTTCTTTCCTAAACAAAGTTTTCGTCTCCAAAACTTTCCTTCTCTTTGAAAGCTTCATCTTCTTTAGTTGAATCCTCCAATCTTAGTTAACGATATTGAGCTAGCAGAAGGTCTCCAAATAATACTCTTCTTCTGCTATTCTTtatatggtatcagagccgtAAGTCggcttctagatttcatggtcaGGTTAGTGGTTGATTCAACTTGTTTCTCTAAATGGATTTGGTGGTCATGTTAATGGACTGAGGATGGAGTTATTGAACTAGTCCAACTACAAGGTATGAAAGACTTGTATGGAATCATACCTTGTTGATGAGGATTTGTGGAAAGTTATCAATGGAAGTAACACAAGTCCTCCTACTGACGCACCAGAAAATAGCAATCCACGTAAGAAGTGGAAGCAGATTAATGTTAAGTTAGAGTTTATCCTATTGAAGTCTATCTCTCCTAATTTATTTGATCATAGTATAAGGTGTAAATCAGCTCATCAAATATGAAGGACCTTCAATCGTCTATTCAACAAGAAGGATGAAGCTCGGCTACAAATTTTGGAGAATGAGTTAGCTAACCCCACCCAAGGTAATCTCTCCATCGCCGAGTATTTTTTGAAGGTTAAAAATCTGTGTTTCGAAACTTCTCTATTGAATCCGGAAGAGGCTATCTCTGAAGCACGAATAAGAAGAATTATTATTCGTAATTTAAAGCCAGAATATATTCCCTTTGTTACATCAATTCAAGGATGGGTTCAACAACTATCTTTGGAAGAATTTGAGAATTTGCTATCGTCACAAGAGCTACTAACCAAGCAGATGGCTGGTGTATCTATCAAAGAAGAGGAAGGAAATGCTATTGTCACCGATAAGAGAAACTTTAAAGGGAAATCAAGAGATAGCATGCACTTTCAATCCTCAAGTGGTTCAAGCTCGCCAAGAAAGAAGGAGGAGTCTTCCAGTAGCGGTAAAAAGCTTTTAAAATGTTACCATTGTGGCAAAGTCGGGCACATAAAAAGATATTATCGAGCCAAAAAGAGCAATATGGCTCAAACCAAGAAGACTGGGGAAAGTGCTTCGCAGTGGAGACTCGAGCAATAAATACCATGGCTTCCATAAATTTTGAAAGAGACTGGATCGTGGATTCAGGATGTGGGCACCATCTCAGTAGAGATAAATCCAAATTCTACACCTTTCGCGAATACATGGGACATAATATCATTGTTACAGCAGATAATTCAGTCCATAATGTGGAGAAGAAAGGCACTGTTGTGATCAACGATAAGCAAACAGATACTATCACCCTCAACATTGTCTTTCATGTTCCAGGAatgaaaaaaaatctatttttagttgCAAATGCTGTAGATGCTAGAAACTATTTGCTATTTGGCCCACATGATGTGAAGTTCCTCCGAAATATCAAGGTGATCATGGCAATAATCACTCACTCAGGTAAGAGAGTTAACGATTTATATGTCTTGTCTGCCTCTCATTCATATATTGAGAAGATGAGTAGCAATGACAACACATGTATTTGGTATGCTAGACATGGACATCTTAGCATGGATAAATTAAAAGCCATGGTAAAATTAAATCTAGTTAAAGGATTGCCAACTTAAAAAATTTTGGTGGAAAAGTGGTTTGTGAAGGATGTCAATATGGAAAGGgacatcgtcttccatttgacaGATCCTTATCAAGGTGCAATGCCCCACTAGAACTTATTCACAATGACTTGATGGGGCCAATGAAAACTCCTTCATTCTTAGGCTATTCTTATATGCTAattttcattgatgattttactaGATTCACTTGGGTTTATTTTGTGAAGCACAAGTCAGAAGTTTTCAACAAGTTTGTGGAGTTCAAAGAAATAGTTGAAGGTGAACTTGATTCCAGAATAAGGCGGTTGTGAACTGATAATGGCGGTGAGTTCACGTCAGATGAGTTTCTTTCCTTTTGTCGTCAGCATAGCATTAAAAGAGAGCTGGCATGCGCCACAAAAAAATGAAGAGGTTGAAAGAAAGATCTGACACTTAATGGAGACATGTAAGAGGTTGCTTCATGCCAAGAATTTACGTAGAGCCTTGTAGGCTGAAGGTATGAAATGTGCAGCGTATGTGATTAGTAGGATGTTGCTTTCTCCAAACAATATGAAGTTTCCCTATGAATTAATGTTTGGTGAAAAGCCTAGCGTGAAACACCCTAGGgtttttggctctatttgttaTGTTCACATTCCGTATTCTCAACGGAGCAAGTTGGATAAGGAAATACATCTTTGCCAGATATGatgaaagaaaaaatggatgGAAGTGCATGGATCCTAAAACGTATCTCTTTGTTGTCTCAAGGGATGTCATATTCAACAAAGTGTCTTTGTATTATGGAGATGCATTGGATGGAGCGAGTTCAAAAACCTTAAATAATGGAGATTCAAGCTTGCCTATTGCAGGTGCTTCTCTAGATAATACAGCTGCTGAGGAGTTAAGAGAAAGGGAGTCCTGGACCTCAACAACAAGAAACTCAGCAAGAAGATGATTTATGTTGTTCGGGAAGGCCAAAAAGGACTATTATCAAGCCAGCTCACTTCAGAGATGAAAATCTTATCAGTACGTATTGTTGTTTCTTTGCAGGACCAATTAAGAACCTTCAGTCTTTGGAGAAGCAAGACGAGCCAGAAAATAGTGTTAAGATCTTCACCAAGGCACGTCCTAAAGAATCGGTTGAGTTCTTCTGCGACAAGCATGGGATAGCTTCCAAAAATCCACTTTAGGAGGGGGGGGGTGAAAAAATAAAGTTGATTTTTTGGAAGAGTAAGAATAATGATTAAAAGAAGTTTCTAGAAAGTTATGGAGTGATATCTTGGATAGTTGTTGTACTTAAGAAATATCTAGATATTCTAGAGTCT belongs to Nicotiana tabacum cultivar K326 chromosome 6, ASM71507v2, whole genome shotgun sequence and includes:
- the LOC107824629 gene encoding 14 kDa proline-rich protein DC2.15-like produces the protein MAFKTQASVTLFLSLNLLFFVLVTGNHCDTCHNIGGGGSGNGSGAGNGGGAGNGGGSGNGGGGGNGQGRCPRDALKLGVCANLVGGLVGAVIGSPPTMPCCSLIAGLADLEAAVCLCTAIRANVLGINLNVPLSLSLVLNNCGRNPPTGFTC